Proteins from a genomic interval of Rhodothermus marinus:
- a CDS encoding choice-of-anchor Q domain-containing protein gives MKMDQAGTVVHKICAKRIIGLALIAIAAAGALNTGVGYTPASFLEEKASGIAVAGAHQDRVIGGQLFSAGGEVQVEVAPAGIAFYTSELWLFEPGPPQFIATNRDAGLVVNLGPFDPGVELVFGIVVRETGWTFKMGPGERNPDGIPHAAVEFIAEGEAIVGFEDLYGGGDRDYDDVVFIFRGSIVPEQCGNGVDDDRDGLIDCEDADCAGVGECGENCENNRDDDGDGLVDCLDADCFRGCAGIGRCRNWPRITSLFPIQGANIGSVTVTLGCCNVQEGASIYLDGPGGEIPGQNLGIFSTEGSSTVQISFDLRGKLPGVYDIHVNNPDTTYTFLRGAFTITQGSGRTATPWLDVASREVFRMGRAQRINIFYGNSGTVDTSAKLIFLSVSGDEQAWLQTDVFDIPRSELVLLAGSLMGEALSLGAGQSWTLPVIVEAPNMPGELELQARMFEVSGSNFPWEALPPPRAVSPETWQKARYLLQQMAGSSWDSVLQFLLRSRGQGKPLEVDKALAFASVAAVWSVLLDDTLSAPKTLSFHSAISDIEIEYLSTRESGLGIYAVGSITENPSRAVIITHGLGGMDINNPEDRFVKLGVAVKQQCPDCNVFILNWTPLATISSINGWKTDPWWVGANGIPPAASLLRNDLRNSGFGGLGGNVLGVDFKEAGYIPPDRTIMIGESFGNKINEILIDEYLGSVSRVLACNPASEGSLVDPPNFLGKADLSVGFHTFSLFDTQQPVAQFDLLLQTREGMDDVGEHTFGVVQLGNWVASGDVRWLFGSPEELGLSGLTRNVYKGYEGFVRLDGLVEELPSPLPSETLFIAPYAYAALKQAYEDEIKRKVRRVRVVGSMDPNDKAGPLVASPGEPLAYTIFFENLETATAPAQEVVIEDQLDPEHMDLRTFALGPIMFGRWSATPPPGAKSYSTTLDLRPDQPLLVQIEAGLDTVTARVTWRLTSIDPETGELPKDPFAGFLPPNVRPPEGDGSVSFTIAPRTLLLTDWHTCNNARIVFDQNPAIETPVICTQPPEFGFTLSPPNPTHLHIMQGGMQNFQITLTPKNGFSGIVSLMLVDQSGRRVPGITIISTNPAPVQVLTDSIVVSATVMAASDITPGTYNLQIQAISGSIARWQPLTVMVTERARRFQVTRNDDATDATLGDGICADGNGACSLRAAVMEANALGGGPHTIVLQAGQAYNLSLDAAVGEENGAAEDDLDIIADIIIQGNGATVQRDLSLTCNANSQTETGEFRIFDVQSGGRLTLQNVTVRNGCADGVSSGGGIRNAGRVIITNSTFADNVGGGALYNEGGTIYASFVTIVNNSGGVIQNGPESTVQVKNSIIANNIASNCSGSGTLNAFGVNFATDSSCGSDFTVVSADELNLQPLANDDGFASIFLLGPSSAAVDAVTDCTDLDNNLVTMDQRGMTRPQGNACDAGAVEREVPVAIEELKLPTTLAFYGHYPNPVRSDYVVLVLDLPVSAQAQVVLYDVLGRQVRRWSLAALSAGARRQVPLYLGSLAVGLYIYQVQLRLDSGKTQSFQGRLVKLE, from the coding sequence ATGAAGATGGATCAAGCGGGCACAGTAGTGCACAAAATTTGCGCAAAAAGGATCATTGGGCTGGCACTGATAGCGATCGCCGCCGCCGGCGCCCTTAACACAGGGGTTGGTTATACGCCAGCATCTTTTCTGGAAGAAAAAGCGTCAGGCATAGCGGTTGCAGGTGCCCATCAGGATCGTGTGATTGGAGGACAGCTGTTTTCCGCAGGCGGCGAAGTGCAGGTAGAGGTTGCTCCAGCAGGCATCGCCTTCTACACCAGTGAGTTGTGGCTTTTTGAACCTGGGCCGCCTCAGTTTATTGCCACCAATCGTGATGCAGGCCTTGTCGTTAATCTGGGGCCATTCGACCCTGGTGTGGAATTGGTGTTTGGAATTGTCGTTCGAGAGACGGGGTGGACTTTCAAAATGGGTCCTGGAGAACGCAATCCTGACGGGATTCCGCATGCAGCTGTAGAATTCATAGCCGAAGGCGAAGCGATCGTAGGTTTTGAGGATCTATACGGAGGTGGAGATCGAGATTATGACGATGTGGTTTTCATCTTTCGGGGAAGTATTGTTCCAGAACAATGTGGAAATGGAGTAGACGATGACCGTGATGGTTTGATAGATTGCGAGGATGCTGATTGTGCTGGCGTTGGAGAATGTGGAGAGAACTGTGAAAATAATCGCGACGATGATGGGGATGGCCTCGTGGACTGTCTGGATGCAGACTGTTTCAGAGGTTGTGCCGGAATTGGACGTTGTCGAAATTGGCCCCGAATCACAAGTTTGTTCCCGATACAGGGTGCTAATATAGGTTCAGTCACTGTAACGCTCGGTTGTTGTAACGTCCAGGAGGGAGCTTCTATCTATCTGGATGGTCCGGGTGGAGAAATACCTGGTCAGAATCTTGGAATCTTTTCTACTGAAGGTTCCAGTACCGTACAGATCTCTTTTGATTTAAGGGGAAAACTACCTGGTGTATATGATATCCACGTTAACAATCCAGATACAACGTACACGTTTTTGCGAGGGGCCTTCACCATTACCCAAGGAAGTGGTCGCACAGCAACTCCCTGGTTAGATGTCGCTAGCCGAGAAGTATTCCGTATGGGGAGGGCGCAGCGTATTAACATCTTCTACGGGAACAGCGGGACGGTCGATACAAGCGCCAAGTTGATTTTTCTGAGCGTTTCGGGGGATGAACAGGCCTGGTTACAAACAGACGTGTTCGACATCCCACGATCGGAGCTTGTTCTGCTTGCAGGGTCTCTGATGGGTGAGGCGCTTTCTCTGGGAGCAGGTCAGTCATGGACCTTACCCGTTATTGTGGAAGCGCCCAATATGCCTGGTGAACTGGAACTACAGGCCCGTATGTTTGAAGTTTCAGGGAGCAATTTTCCCTGGGAAGCACTCCCCCCACCACGAGCGGTTTCGCCAGAAACGTGGCAGAAGGCTCGATACTTATTACAGCAAATGGCTGGTAGTTCATGGGATAGTGTATTGCAGTTTCTATTGCGATCTCGCGGGCAAGGTAAACCACTGGAGGTCGATAAAGCACTGGCCTTTGCTTCTGTTGCCGCTGTATGGTCTGTCCTGTTGGATGACACTCTGAGCGCCCCCAAAACATTGTCTTTTCATAGTGCCATTTCTGATATCGAGATCGAGTATCTCTCTACCAGAGAAAGCGGTTTGGGTATTTATGCGGTAGGATCCATTACGGAAAATCCAAGCCGAGCTGTTATTATAACACATGGCCTCGGTGGCATGGATATTAATAATCCAGAAGACCGATTCGTGAAATTAGGTGTTGCAGTGAAACAGCAGTGTCCTGATTGTAATGTGTTTATTCTCAACTGGACACCTTTAGCTACAATCAGTTCAATTAATGGATGGAAAACGGATCCATGGTGGGTAGGAGCAAACGGCATTCCGCCAGCTGCTAGTTTACTTCGAAATGACCTGCGGAATAGTGGATTTGGTGGGTTGGGTGGTAATGTTCTGGGAGTGGACTTTAAAGAGGCCGGATATATCCCGCCTGATCGGACTATAATGATTGGTGAAAGCTTTGGAAATAAAATAAATGAGATTTTAATTGATGAATATTTGGGATCCGTATCACGTGTGCTTGCCTGTAACCCGGCTAGCGAAGGCAGTTTGGTTGACCCTCCAAACTTCTTAGGAAAGGCTGATCTGTCTGTTGGTTTTCATACTTTCAGCCTCTTTGATACGCAGCAACCAGTTGCTCAATTCGATTTGCTATTGCAGACAAGAGAAGGTATGGATGATGTTGGCGAGCACACTTTCGGAGTTGTTCAACTGGGCAATTGGGTGGCTTCTGGGGATGTGCGCTGGTTGTTTGGCTCTCCAGAAGAACTGGGACTCTCGGGGCTTACCCGAAACGTTTATAAAGGGTATGAAGGGTTTGTTCGGCTTGATGGGCTCGTAGAAGAATTACCTTCACCTCTGCCCTCTGAGACCTTATTTATTGCACCCTATGCTTATGCTGCTCTTAAACAAGCATATGAGGATGAAATCAAAAGAAAAGTGCGAAGGGTGCGTGTTGTAGGCAGCATGGATCCCAACGATAAAGCCGGTCCACTCGTAGCGTCTCCAGGCGAACCCCTGGCTTATACGATATTTTTCGAAAACCTTGAGACGGCAACAGCCCCAGCTCAGGAAGTGGTTATTGAGGATCAACTTGATCCGGAGCACATGGATCTGCGCACTTTTGCGCTGGGTCCTATCATGTTCGGGCGCTGGTCTGCGACACCGCCACCTGGAGCGAAAAGCTATAGTACCACGCTGGATCTTCGTCCAGACCAGCCTCTACTTGTGCAAATAGAGGCTGGTCTGGATACCGTTACGGCGCGGGTAACGTGGCGGCTAACGTCCATAGATCCAGAAACGGGGGAGCTGCCTAAGGATCCTTTTGCGGGATTTTTGCCGCCCAATGTTCGTCCTCCTGAAGGTGATGGGAGCGTATCGTTTACAATAGCGCCACGCACTTTGCTTCTGACGGATTGGCATACCTGTAATAACGCTCGGATCGTATTCGATCAGAATCCAGCGATAGAAACGCCTGTAATATGCACCCAACCGCCTGAATTTGGCTTTACGCTTTCGCCTCCGAATCCGACCCATCTGCACATTATGCAGGGCGGTATGCAGAACTTCCAGATTACGCTTACCCCGAAGAATGGTTTTTCAGGAATCGTGAGCCTGATGCTAGTAGATCAAAGTGGCAGGAGAGTGCCGGGTATTACGATCATCAGTACCAATCCCGCGCCTGTACAGGTGCTTACTGATTCGATAGTGGTTTCTGCAACGGTGATGGCGGCATCCGATATAACTCCGGGCACCTACAATCTACAAATACAGGCTATTTCAGGCAGTATCGCTCGCTGGCAACCCCTTACAGTTATGGTAACTGAGCGAGCTCGAAGATTCCAGGTTACCCGCAACGATGATGCTACGGACGCCACCCTTGGGGACGGCATCTGCGCGGACGGTAACGGTGCTTGTTCGCTGCGTGCGGCGGTAATGGAAGCGAATGCCCTGGGCGGGGGACCTCACACTATTGTGCTACAGGCGGGGCAGGCCTATAACCTGTCGCTGGATGCAGCAGTGGGAGAGGAAAACGGAGCAGCTGAGGATGATCTGGACATCATTGCAGATATCATCATTCAGGGCAACGGGGCGACGGTGCAGCGCGACCTGTCGCTGACCTGTAACGCCAACAGCCAAACCGAAACGGGCGAATTCCGCATCTTCGATGTCCAGAGCGGAGGCCGTCTTACGTTGCAAAATGTGACAGTACGAAATGGCTGTGCAGATGGCGTCTCCTCAGGGGGCGGCATCCGCAATGCGGGCCGAGTGATCATAACCAATAGTACCTTTGCGGATAATGTGGGCGGCGGAGCTCTCTACAATGAGGGAGGGACCATATACGCCAGTTTCGTTACCATTGTGAACAACAGCGGAGGTGTAATCCAAAATGGGCCGGAATCAACCGTCCAAGTCAAAAACTCAATCATAGCTAACAACATAGCAAGCAACTGCTCGGGCTCGGGTACGCTGAACGCTTTCGGTGTTAACTTCGCCACCGACAGTTCATGCGGTTCAGACTTTACGGTGGTCAGCGCCGATGAACTTAACCTGCAGCCGCTTGCTAACGACGACGGCTTCGCTTCGATCTTCCTCCTTGGCCCAAGCAGCGCGGCCGTTGACGCAGTAACAGACTGTACGGACCTTGACAACAACCTGGTGACTATGGACCAGCGGGGGATGACTCGTCCCCAGGGGAATGCCTGCGATGCTGGCGCAGTAGAGCGTGAAGTGCCTGTAGCTATCGAAGAGCTAAAGCTGCCGACCACGCTGGCTTTCTATGGGCATTATCCGAATCCAGTGCGTTCTGATTACGTGGTGTTGGTGCTGGATTTGCCCGTGAGTGCGCAAGCGCAGGTGGTGCTGTATGATGTTTTAGGTCGACAGGTTCGTCGCTGGTCTTTGGCTGCGTTGTCGGCTGGCGCACGGCGTCAGGTACCGCTGTATTTAGGGTCCCTGGCGGTCGGTTTATACATCTATCAGGTGCAGCTTCGGCTCGACTCTGGAAAAACGCAAAGCTTTCAGGGAAGACTGGTAAAACTGGAATAA
- a CDS encoding PspC domain-containing protein, producing MATRTRSHPMHLEAEEAEALELEQLSDAELEQLLFGDESGATRRDSVWNLPTVAGLAMLLVGVVYVLQQMGLWSGVDVSTLVGFLPWVAALLIILLGLGVLSWRPRRRPRPRKKARPRQQKSLDELFDQPRKVFEELRTTFSSGKSTTAQTTAEATTTSPAETKSKRLVKSRDRMLAGVCGGIAEYLEWDPTLIRALFVLGAIFSSGFPFIIVYLILAWIMPEPDPLEKSKDDEPRITILPE from the coding sequence ATGGCCACGCGCACGCGCTCCCACCCGATGCATTTAGAAGCCGAAGAGGCGGAGGCGCTGGAACTCGAGCAGCTCTCCGATGCCGAACTGGAGCAACTGCTGTTCGGAGACGAAAGCGGCGCCACGCGTCGGGATTCGGTGTGGAATCTGCCCACGGTGGCCGGACTGGCCATGCTGCTGGTGGGTGTGGTGTACGTGCTGCAGCAGATGGGACTCTGGAGCGGCGTGGACGTGAGCACGCTGGTGGGCTTTCTGCCCTGGGTGGCCGCATTGCTGATCATCCTGCTGGGACTGGGCGTGCTTTCCTGGCGGCCGCGCCGGCGTCCACGCCCGCGCAAAAAAGCCAGGCCCAGGCAGCAAAAATCGCTGGACGAGTTGTTCGATCAGCCCCGGAAGGTCTTCGAAGAGCTGCGCACCACGTTTTCTTCCGGTAAGTCCACTACAGCTCAGACGACCGCCGAAGCCACCACCACTTCGCCAGCGGAAACGAAGTCCAAACGCCTGGTCAAGTCGCGCGACCGGATGCTGGCGGGCGTCTGCGGCGGCATTGCCGAATACCTCGAATGGGATCCCACCCTGATCCGGGCGCTTTTCGTGCTGGGCGCCATCTTTTCCAGTGGCTTCCCCTTCATCATCGTGTACTTGATCCTGGCCTGGATCATGCCCGAGCCGGACCCGCTTGAAAAATCGAAGGACGACGAGCCACGCATTACCATTTTGCCGGAGTGA
- a CDS encoding RNA-guided endonuclease InsQ/TnpB family protein, whose product MRRTFKYCLYRSRRDKHLIEQIEVAASIWNHSVALTRRYYRIYGKYPGANRLMKHIARLRRRNPYWQKLGSQAVQDVIERLDRAYQRFFSEPKAGRPRFKKRERYSSFTLKQAGWKYPGGNRIRIGKHTYKFVRSRPIEGEIKTVTIKRDRVGRLWICFSVVTAEEQPKTPAPHEAVMRPVGLDFGLKCFLTLSDGREIRAPEFFRRGLQEVRKAHRALSRKQRGSNNYRKARVRLAKVYDRISNRRRDWFFKTAHALCERYDFIALEDLNIEGMKRRWGRKVSDLGFAEFVAILEHVARKRGVRVAKVDRFFPSSRRCSCCGWVKKDLSLADRKWTCERCGIVHDRDKNAAVNICREGASSLGVGDVRPPGAAVAA is encoded by the coding sequence ATGCGCAGAACGTTCAAATATTGCCTCTATCGATCCAGGCGGGATAAGCACCTGATCGAGCAGATCGAGGTGGCCGCCTCCATCTGGAACCACTCCGTGGCGCTGACGCGACGCTACTACCGGATCTACGGGAAATACCCCGGTGCAAACCGGCTGATGAAGCACATCGCCAGACTCCGCCGACGCAACCCCTACTGGCAGAAGCTCGGGTCACAGGCCGTGCAGGACGTAATCGAGCGGCTCGACAGGGCCTACCAGCGGTTCTTCTCTGAGCCGAAGGCCGGAAGGCCTCGCTTCAAGAAGCGCGAGCGGTATTCCTCGTTTACTCTGAAACAGGCCGGCTGGAAGTACCCCGGAGGTAACCGGATTCGCATTGGCAAGCACACCTACAAGTTCGTGCGCTCTCGCCCTATTGAAGGCGAGATCAAGACTGTCACGATCAAGCGGGACCGCGTAGGGCGACTCTGGATCTGTTTCAGTGTGGTCACAGCAGAGGAACAGCCGAAGACGCCAGCCCCACACGAGGCGGTAATGCGTCCGGTGGGGCTGGACTTCGGTCTGAAGTGCTTCCTCACGCTGAGCGACGGTAGAGAGATTCGCGCGCCCGAGTTTTTCCGTCGCGGTCTGCAGGAGGTGAGAAAGGCCCACCGCGCGCTCAGCCGCAAGCAGCGGGGGTCGAACAACTACCGCAAAGCCCGCGTCCGCCTTGCGAAGGTCTACGATCGCATCTCGAACCGGCGTCGGGACTGGTTCTTCAAGACGGCCCATGCGCTCTGCGAGCGCTACGACTTCATTGCTCTTGAGGATCTGAACATCGAGGGCATGAAGCGCCGCTGGGGACGTAAGGTCAGTGACCTCGGCTTTGCGGAATTCGTTGCTATTCTTGAGCATGTTGCTCGGAAGCGTGGCGTTCGCGTTGCGAAGGTGGACCGTTTTTTCCCGAGCAGCAGGAGGTGTTCCTGTTGTGGTTGGGTTAAGAAGGACCTCAGTCTTGCAGACCGCAAGTGGACGTGCGAGCGGTGCGGCATCGTGCACGACCGTGATAAGAACGCGGCGGTGAACATTTGCAGGGAAGGGGCATCTTCCCTCGGGGTAGGCGACGTAAGACCGCCCGGGGCGGCTGTCGCCGCTTGA
- a CDS encoding 5-formyltetrahydrofolate cyclo-ligase → MSLITLVAPLMSLDTLPVQIKETLRRQFRAFRASLSEEAHRRRSRAIVRRLQELPELREACSVLLYWPLLERREIDLRPLASWLRSRGKLVALPVVACTDPPKLEARRFDDPSRLERGPWGLQEPRTAPLVPPETLDVVLVPALGVGRNGYRVGYGKGYYDTFLRELSACTICPVYMECLVDVVPPEPHDVPVQVVVTEQEVIRRS, encoded by the coding sequence TTGTCTTTGATCACCCTGGTAGCACCGCTCATGTCGCTCGACACCCTGCCGGTACAGATCAAAGAAACGCTCCGCAGACAGTTTCGGGCGTTTCGGGCGAGCCTGAGCGAGGAGGCACACCGCAGGCGCAGCCGGGCGATCGTGCGCCGCCTTCAGGAGCTGCCCGAGCTGCGCGAGGCCTGCTCCGTGCTGCTCTACTGGCCGCTGCTGGAGCGGCGCGAGATCGACCTGCGCCCTCTGGCCTCGTGGCTTCGAAGTCGAGGTAAGCTGGTGGCGCTGCCGGTCGTTGCCTGTACGGATCCGCCGAAGCTCGAAGCCCGCCGCTTCGACGACCCCTCGCGACTGGAGCGCGGCCCCTGGGGCCTGCAAGAACCCCGCACCGCCCCGCTCGTTCCGCCCGAAACGCTTGACGTGGTGCTCGTACCGGCGCTGGGCGTCGGACGCAACGGCTACCGGGTCGGCTACGGCAAGGGTTATTACGATACATTTCTACGAGAGCTCTCGGCCTGCACGATCTGTCCCGTCTATATGGAGTGCCTGGTCGATGTCGTGCCCCCGGAGCCCCACGACGTACCCGTGCAGGTCGTGGTGACGGAACAGGAGGTGATTCGTCGGTCTTGA
- a CDS encoding carboxymuconolactone decarboxylase family protein, with the protein MEREKHGVPEDRLTAFEAYRARMNRRILEADHLGIKRFFHLDETAYHDGALDRKTKELLGLVASMVLRCNDCIDYHLINCVRLGFSDEELLDAMNVALIVGGSIVIPHLRHAVETLDLLRARENPAE; encoded by the coding sequence ATGGAAAGAGAAAAGCACGGGGTTCCCGAAGATCGACTGACCGCGTTCGAGGCCTACCGGGCCCGCATGAACCGGCGCATCCTGGAGGCCGATCACCTGGGCATCAAGCGGTTTTTCCATCTGGACGAAACCGCCTATCATGACGGCGCGCTGGATCGCAAAACAAAAGAACTGCTCGGGCTGGTCGCTTCCATGGTGCTGCGCTGCAACGACTGCATCGACTACCATCTGATCAACTGCGTGCGGCTGGGCTTTTCGGACGAAGAGCTGCTGGACGCCATGAACGTGGCCCTGATCGTGGGTGGATCCATCGTGATTCCGCACCTGCGCCATGCCGTCGAAACGCTCGACCTGCTGCGGGCCCGTGAAAATCCAGCGGAATAA
- the ffh gene encoding signal recognition particle protein, whose protein sequence is MFESLTEKLEAALKSVSGQGRITELNIAGTMREIRRALLEADVNYQVAREFTERVKEKALGTKVLTSVSPGQQLVKIVYDELVRLLGSEQVDINLSPTPPTVILVAGLQGSGKTTFCAKLALYFKKKGRAPLLAAADVYRPAAVEQLKTLAASINVPVYSIEENGQVVQDAVRVAREAVQEARRTARDIVIIDTAGRLHIDEAMMQEVEQIKEAVRPHEILFVVDSMTGQDAVNTAKAFNERLDFDGVVLTKLDGDTRGGAALSIRSVVNKPIKFASTGEKLDALTPFYPDRMAQRILGMGDVISLVERAQEQYDARQAEKLHRKLRSADFDLEDFYEQLQRIKKMGSLRELIGMIPGLGRYVKDLDVDDDAFKHIEAMILSMTPEERRNPDIIDASRRRRIARGSGMEVSDVNQLLRQFKEMRKMMKSMSKLMGKGRAVDLRQLLGGRL, encoded by the coding sequence ATGTTCGAAAGCCTTACCGAAAAATTAGAAGCAGCCCTGAAGTCCGTCTCGGGGCAGGGGCGCATCACCGAGCTGAACATTGCCGGGACGATGCGGGAGATCCGGCGCGCCCTGCTCGAGGCGGACGTCAACTATCAGGTGGCGCGGGAGTTCACCGAGCGCGTCAAGGAAAAGGCGCTCGGGACAAAGGTGCTGACGTCGGTTTCGCCGGGCCAGCAGCTCGTCAAGATCGTCTATGACGAACTGGTGCGGCTGCTGGGCTCGGAGCAGGTGGACATCAACCTGAGCCCGACGCCGCCGACAGTGATCCTGGTGGCCGGGCTGCAGGGATCGGGGAAGACCACGTTCTGCGCCAAGCTGGCGCTTTACTTTAAAAAGAAGGGCCGGGCGCCGCTGCTGGCGGCCGCCGACGTGTACCGTCCGGCCGCCGTCGAGCAGCTCAAAACGCTGGCCGCTTCGATCAACGTGCCCGTCTACTCCATCGAGGAGAACGGGCAGGTGGTGCAGGATGCCGTGCGCGTTGCCCGCGAGGCGGTGCAGGAGGCGCGTCGCACGGCCCGCGACATTGTGATCATCGACACGGCCGGCCGCCTGCACATCGACGAAGCGATGATGCAGGAGGTCGAGCAGATCAAAGAGGCCGTGCGGCCCCACGAGATCCTGTTTGTGGTCGACAGCATGACCGGCCAGGACGCCGTCAACACGGCCAAAGCCTTCAACGAGCGGCTGGACTTCGACGGCGTCGTGCTCACGAAGCTCGACGGCGACACGCGCGGCGGTGCGGCGCTTTCGATCCGTTCGGTCGTCAACAAACCGATCAAGTTCGCCTCGACGGGCGAAAAGCTCGATGCGCTCACGCCGTTCTACCCGGATCGCATGGCCCAGCGCATTCTGGGCATGGGCGATGTGATCTCGCTGGTCGAGCGCGCGCAGGAACAGTACGATGCCCGCCAGGCCGAAAAGCTGCACCGCAAGCTGCGCTCGGCCGACTTCGATCTGGAAGATTTCTACGAGCAGCTGCAGCGCATCAAAAAGATGGGCTCGCTGCGCGAGCTCATCGGCATGATCCCCGGCCTGGGGCGCTACGTCAAGGATCTGGACGTGGACGACGACGCCTTCAAGCACATCGAGGCGATGATTCTGTCGATGACGCCCGAAGAGCGGCGCAATCCGGACATCATCGATGCAAGTCGGCGTCGTCGGATTGCGCGGGGCAGCGGCATGGAGGTCAGTGACGTAAACCAGCTGCTCCGGCAGTTCAAGGAGATGCGCAAGATGATGAAGTCGATGTCCAAGCTGATGGGCAAGGGCCGGGCAGTCGATCTGCGGCAGTTGCTGGGTGGTAGACTGTAA
- the rpsP gene encoding 30S ribosomal protein S16 encodes MAVRLRLRRLGRRNLPIFAIVAADARSPRDGRFIEDLGRYYPLQEPATVELKADRVIYWLERGAQPTETVQSILRREGILLAMHLRRKGKSEEEIQQAVAEHRALQYEKLMKKAKPTVAQLKQAALEEERRAAELEAELARQQAEAEAKARAETEQQAAAEATEAEAETPAEPEAATEESASDEEEKAS; translated from the coding sequence ATGGCGGTCAGACTACGTTTGCGTCGACTGGGTCGGAGGAATCTTCCGATTTTCGCCATTGTGGCGGCCGATGCGCGGTCGCCGCGGGATGGGCGTTTCATTGAAGATCTCGGGCGCTACTATCCGCTGCAAGAGCCGGCCACGGTCGAGTTGAAAGCCGACCGGGTGATCTACTGGCTGGAGCGGGGGGCGCAGCCGACCGAGACGGTGCAGAGCATTCTGCGGCGGGAGGGCATTCTGCTGGCCATGCACCTGCGCCGCAAAGGCAAGTCGGAGGAAGAGATCCAGCAGGCGGTGGCCGAGCACCGCGCCCTCCAGTACGAGAAGCTGATGAAGAAGGCGAAGCCGACCGTGGCGCAGCTGAAGCAGGCGGCGCTGGAAGAGGAGCGGCGGGCCGCCGAGCTGGAGGCGGAACTGGCCCGGCAGCAGGCCGAGGCGGAGGCGAAAGCCCGTGCCGAAACTGAGCAGCAGGCTGCGGCCGAGGCCACCGAAGCCGAAGCGGAAACGCCTGCCGAACCGGAAGCGGCAACCGAGGAGTCGGCGAGCGACGAAGAAGAAAAGGCGTCCTGA
- the rimM gene encoding ribosome maturation factor RimM (Essential for efficient processing of 16S rRNA), which translates to MERVDPDELLLMGYVARAHGVRGAFKVVPETDDPTRFETLETIYVGRSPETARPVRLERVQYQPTRRGLIVLLQVAEVTDRDAAQALRGLRVYARQADLPPLAEGEFFLHDLIGLRVETEAGETVGTVIEVLEMPAHLIYVVGRPGRPNAMVPDVEVFVRELDLEGRRLVIRPIEGLLD; encoded by the coding sequence ATGGAGCGGGTAGATCCGGACGAGTTGCTGCTAATGGGCTATGTGGCCCGGGCGCATGGCGTCCGGGGTGCCTTCAAGGTGGTTCCCGAAACGGACGATCCCACGCGCTTTGAAACGCTGGAGACGATCTACGTCGGGCGTTCGCCGGAGACGGCCCGCCCGGTGCGTCTGGAGCGTGTGCAGTACCAGCCCACGCGACGCGGGCTGATCGTGCTGCTGCAGGTGGCCGAGGTCACCGATCGCGATGCGGCCCAGGCGCTCCGGGGGCTGCGGGTTTACGCCCGGCAGGCCGACCTGCCCCCGCTGGCCGAAGGGGAGTTCTTCCTGCACGATTTGATCGGGTTGCGGGTGGAGACTGAAGCGGGCGAGACCGTCGGTACCGTCATCGAAGTGCTGGAGATGCCCGCCCACCTGATCTATGTGGTGGGCCGTCCGGGCCGCCCCAATGCGATGGTGCCGGACGTCGAAGTCTTCGTGCGGGAGCTGGACCTTGAAGGCCGGCGGCTCGTTATACGCCCGATCGAAGGGTTGCTGGACTGA
- the trmD gene encoding tRNA (guanosine(37)-N1)-methyltransferase TrmD: MRIDIVTAFPDLVRGPLEYSIIRRARERGLVDIRVHDLRDYTTDRHRQIDDYPYGGSGGMVLKPEPIFRCIEAIQEEAAREGHKIDEVIYLTPDGQVFNQELANRLSLCQHLVLLAGHYKGVDQRVRDALVTMELSIGDYVLSGGELPALVVVDAIVRLIPGVLGDAESALTDSFQDGLLDAPVYTRPAVFRSMAVPEVLRSGDHKRIAAWREEQRLLKTRQRRPDLLEKLESSTTHDE, from the coding sequence GTGCGCATTGACATTGTGACGGCATTCCCCGATCTGGTCCGGGGGCCGCTGGAATACAGCATCATCCGGCGGGCGCGTGAGCGCGGGCTCGTGGACATCCGCGTGCACGACCTGCGCGACTACACCACGGACCGGCATCGGCAGATAGATGACTACCCCTACGGGGGCAGCGGAGGCATGGTGCTCAAGCCGGAGCCCATCTTTCGCTGCATCGAAGCCATCCAGGAAGAGGCGGCCCGCGAGGGACACAAGATCGATGAGGTCATCTATCTGACGCCCGACGGCCAGGTGTTCAACCAGGAGCTGGCCAATCGGCTGTCGCTCTGCCAGCACCTGGTATTGCTGGCCGGACACTACAAGGGCGTGGACCAGCGGGTGCGGGATGCTCTGGTCACGATGGAGCTGTCCATCGGTGACTACGTGCTCAGCGGTGGCGAGCTGCCGGCGCTGGTGGTGGTGGACGCCATCGTGCGCCTGATCCCAGGTGTGCTGGGCGATGCTGAGTCGGCGCTGACCGACTCGTTCCAGGACGGGCTGCTGGATGCGCCCGTCTATACGCGGCCGGCCGTCTTCCGCAGCATGGCCGTCCCCGAGGTGCTGCGTTCGGGCGATCACAAACGCATCGCCGCCTGGCGGGAGGAGCAGCGCCTGCTGAAGACGCGCCAGCGCCGTCCGGATCTGCTCGAAAAACTTGAATCGTCAACGACCCACGACGAATAA